A region from the Canis lupus dingo isolate Sandy chromosome 9, ASM325472v2, whole genome shotgun sequence genome encodes:
- the LOC112677100 gene encoding olfactory receptor 3A1, translated as MQSKFGANSTAITEFILLGLVETPGLQPVFFVVFLFAYLVTVGGNLSILAAILVEPKLHTPMYFFLGNLSVLDVGCITVTVPSMLARLLSHKRTVPYRACLTQLFFFHLLVGVDCFLLTAMAYDRFLAICRPLTYSTRMSQTVQRILVVVSWALAFTNALTHTVAIATLNFCGPNVINHFYCDLPQLFQLSCSSTQLNELLLFAVGFIMAGTPLALIITSYAHVAAAVLRIRSAEGRKKAFSTCGSHLTVVAIFYGSGIFNYMRLGTAKHSDKDKGVGVFNTVINPMLNPIIYSLRNLDVQGALWRVLRGRQSLA; from the coding sequence ATGCAGTCAAAATTTGGGGCCAATAGCACAGCCATTACTGAGTTCATCCTGCTGGGCTTGGTGGAGACACCAGGGCTACAACCAGTTTTCTTTGTAGTCTTCCTCTTTGCCTACCTGGTCACAGTCGGAGGCAACCTCAGCATCCTGGCTGCCATCTTGGTGGAACCCAAACTCCACacgcccatgtacttcttcctgggGAACCTGTCAGTGCTGGATGTTGGGTGCATCACTGTCACTGTTCCCTCAATGTTGGCTCGCCTCCTGTCCCACAAACGTACAGTTCCCTACAGAGCCTGCCTCACACAACTCTTCTTCTTCCATCTCTTGGTTGGGGTGGACTGCTTCCTGTTGACAGCCATGGCCTATGACCGATTCCTGGCCATCTGCCGGCCCCTCACCTACAGCACCCGGATGAGCCAGACAGTCCAGAGAATATTGGTAGTTGTGTCCTGGGCTTTAGCCTTCACCAATGCACTGACCCACACAGTAGCCATAGCCACACTCAACTTTTGTGGTCCTAATGTGATCAACCACTTCTACTGCGACCTCCCACAGCTCTTCCAGCTCTCCTGCTCCAGCACTCAGCTCAATGAGCTGCTGCTCTTTGCTGTGGGTTTCATAATGGCAGGTACCCCCTTGGCTCTCATCATCACTTCCTATGCACATGTGGCAGCTGCAGTCCTACGAATCCGCTCTGCTGAGGGCAGGAAGAAAGCTTTCTCTACATGTGGCTCTCATCTCACTGTGGTAGCCATATTCTATGGTTCAGGTATATTTAATTACATGCGACTGGGTACAGCCAAGCATTCAGACAAGGATAAAGGGGTTGGGGTCTTCAACACTGTCATCAACCCCATGCTGAATCCAATCATTTACAGCCTCAGGAACCTTGATGTACAGGGTGCCCTCTGGCGGGTGCTCAGGGGAAGGCAGTCACTGGCTTGA